TGTCAAATTTCTATTCCAAAGAACATAATACGGAGATAGAGAACTAATTTGCTCTAAGTGGCAATACAGCACTTTGAGCTCTAGTTTAATCAGCTAGCATACACAAACATCTCGTACAACATTTATGCTCACTTTATTTACCAACTACTGCATTTGAAGAGGCAAGTTTGGCATCTTATTCCAATGGTTTTCCTTAATAACAGCTTCTCAATTTTTCAGTGGTTACAAGAAAAAATTGCGTCAAATGATCATTTCGTAGTCAATTAGATTGCTACACTGATTTTACATATATGCATAAAGGACCCAAGTTTATTCATAATTTAGTAGTGCACAGGATGTCAAAGATGATTAGTCTGACAGGTCCCTATTTGGAATATGAATGCAGGAGAACATATAAGGAGTACTGAAATATTACTCGTATAGTCCAACAGAAATTATAACCTAGTAAAATGGCTTATATCCAACATTACCACAACAGGCAATCTTCAAGAAGACAATCTAAACATGGGGATGTGAACCAATGGACCATTAGGGAAATATATTTATTGAAGCATGTTAAGAAAAAAACTTGACGGGAAGGGCAGACCGCCCCCGCTTTGATATTAAGAGGATGCAAGTCTCGAACCCTGGTTGGCTGACTGAGAGCGCACTCCAGTCGCCACCAGCCTGCGAGAGTGCTTGCATTTATTGAAGCATGTTATTGACTGCTTTTACACCAATAGCttacacaacaaaaagaagaacCATAAATTCAACACCAACAAGTAACCCAAAAACTCACTTCGTTTTGACACTGACACCATCTGATCCAGCAATGATCACTGAACTCGCCATGTTCAAGAACAACCCATGGTCAACAACTCCTTCCAAAGCTGCAATTTCCATCCCTGCTGCCAATGCATCCTTGATTGGCGTCTTGAAGTATAAATCAACAATGTAGTTTGAGTTGTCAGTAACATAGGGCTTGTCACCTTCCAATCTTAGCTTTGCCTCAACTCCTTCCTCCTTAAATAGTTCCTGCAATCTTACTAGGTTGTACTTCCAGCAGAACTGCACAACCTCCACTGGCATGGCTAGACCACTTCCTCCTAATCCAGCAACAAGTTTTGTCTCATCAACAATAACAATAAACTTGTCTGATGCAGCCTCAACCATCTTCTCACGAAGAAGGGCACCACCCCGCCCTTTCACAAGGTTAAGATCTGGGTCAACCTGTTTTAAAAAGAATTCAAGTTAATTAGCTAAAACATAGTAGCAGTTTTGCATGCAACAGGAACAAAAAGCCCAAATATCAGTAGAAAGCATGGAGAAGAGTTACATAAAGTTGGGAAATATTGACCAAAAGGGCATGTTTGGGTTGATGATATTTCATTGGATGATATGGGTCTATGGGATGCAGTTCAAAGTTGGACTAAGTACAATACTTTCCAACAAAAATGCCACTCACCCAAACACCCCACTAAAGCTGCTATTTGAAAGCATGTATGAAGGTGTAATCTTTACCATTTTTAATTTTTACATATAGCAAAAGTTCACATTGGCAGAGCAGGTCGGAAGAAATTCAGATTGCAATGGTTTATTTTGTGTGAAAGAAACAGCATGATAGCTCTTCtccttagattttttttagtgtagctcttctccttggagTGAGCAATCGCTTAACTCACAGATAAGCTAGAATCTAAAATGAGACCTCATCAGTTGCCAGCAAGCTCACGAGCCAAAATCCTATTAGCCTTTTTTTTACTTTTGACCATTCCCAAAGCCACCACCAAGAATCATCACAACTTCCATCTTTTAACTGAGGGCAAAGGTACCCAGATAAAGACCAAAACGCCCGTTTCCTCCATGAAAAGCAACAGCAAGATGACATAACAGACGGGCTCATCTTTCATGCAGTAACAGCAACAGGAGAGAGTATGTGCAAAGTCAAACCTTCGATGTCCAAATTTTAGAGGACAGCTACTCTAGCTCGCCAGGCGTTACTACCAATTAACAGCAGATGATTCATTTTGTGCAAAGATTTCCAAGGAACCATCGAATGATTTGATTGGCTTATACACACACAACGAAAAAAGAAGCAAGAATGAGGCGGACCTCGTCGGCGCCGTCGATGGCGAGGTCGATGTGCGGGTGGTCGTCGAGCATGGAGAGAGGGATGCCGAGCGACTGCGCCTGCTCGAAGGTGCGCTTGGAGGTGGGCACGCCGACGATCTTCTCGAGCTTGCCGGAGGCGAGGAGCGCGCCGATCTCGGCGACAGCGAAGGCGGCCGTGGAGCCCGTCCCGAGCCCCAGCACCATCCCGCTCTGCACCGACTCCaccgcgcgcaccgccgccagGCGCTTGAGGTCGTCCtgcgtcagcgccgccgccgccggcgcggacaGCGCGCGGACGACGCCGAGGcgggcgcgccgcgccgcggtgacgtggcgcgcggcggccgggtggAGGCGGACGGagatggcggtggcggccatgCGGGCGGCGCGTGTGGCTGGGTGGGTGGTGGTGGGAGGCGCTGGAGCTCGCAGGGTTGAGGTGAAGCGAGGAGTgtgggggaggaggcggcggcgaggcgatggGGAGTTGGTGGTGGAGGGAGTGGTGGCGGCGATGGTGATCGTCATAGGTTGGGGTTGGTGGTGACTTGGAAGGCCAGGGCTTTTTCTTGCCAAGTAATTCTTTTCTTGATATTTATTTTGACAACAAATAAATGCATTTTGGCTGCCACGTAGGACGGCAGCATCTCCCTTTTTAGAATGGCTCCAATGGCTACATCCAAATCAAAGACTTGTATGGAAATCATCATCACTTTGGGTTTGGGGTGTAGGAAATAGGCAGGAGCACTGTAGCTGTCCAAAGTCCATTTGAAAATGACAGCTTGAATTGCACCCCCTCTAAAACCTTAGCAATGACAAACTAAATCAAATGCAGTCTGAACATTTTGCAATACACCAAAACCATAGATCAGAACTAACCCGCAGAAATTGCTATCCAAGCAAACTTATTTACAGACCTTCAGTTGTACCTTCGGATTTGCCTTATACATTTCAGAAACTGGGGGTTACGATGAACCCAGTCTCCCCATTTCCTGCAACAGGGAGGGAATCCATGAACAATTAGACCTGTGCATCTGGTCAGGTGTTTATTTCAATAATGCGTCATTCTTGACTGCCAAACTTCCTTCTCGCTACAGTTTCTAGACATATAAACATGGTACATTCTGAGCCCATCTACTAATTCACTAATCAGTTTGTTCCCAGCTGATAGATAGCACCGTGTCAGGCAGATCAGGCATGCCCAACTGCAAGTCACTAATTTTACATCAGTTGGCCAAAATCAGATGCAAATTATGGAACAGAAAAGGCACATCTCACTTCACATTTCAAGGCACCATTCTTCACCATTAACATAATGCGAAAAGCAAACTGTTGCCACTacatcctactcccggtatcgACGAACACAACTCATCACGAGGCCAAGAGAACATGAAAGCAACAGCTTCTCCCATCACCTCTTCTTGAACCCATACTTCTTGCGCTCGTAGAACAGATCAGTCTTGGCGCTACCGAGGTTGACAATCTTGGGGCACCCGTCCCGCTTCTCCTGCTGCATGCACTCCTTGCAGTAGTAGGCATCCGAGATACCCACACCACCGCAGATGACACAACGCCCTTGGAACGACCCGTAGTTGCACTCATCGCAGACGCGTACCAGCGTGCATGGCCGCACATATGAGTCACAGATGACAAACTTGCCGTCACACTTCTCGCACAGCCGCCCAATGGCGATGCCTGGCTGCTTCCGGCACATGATCAGATCAGGATGGTGCTTCGCCATGGCTGTCAGATGCTAACCTGAGAGAGTGTGACAGGTTAGCTGATACATTATGTCAAGTAATGCCATAGTTTGTCAGTTACAGAAAAACAGGAAAGAAAAACATATTAATAGTGTAACACAACATCTCCAGTCCATGCAAAGCAATTCAATTTATTTACATTGATAGCAATTGGAGAAAGTTTTGCCCTTTTTGCGACTCTACCACtaggttctttttttttctgtgttTGACTCCACCAAAGCATGACTTTTTTTCTTTAACAAAACCACCAAGATATCCTATAAAAATGCTAGGAGGACCGCTCTCAGTATACATCATTGCTTCTCACTAACAGTAAACTTCTTGGCATGGCAACATATATACTACATATTGCTTCAATAATATTACGTGATCATTACAATTTGAAATCATGTCCTCATTCTGCAACTTTGAAATAGCATGTTAAAGAATTCTTAGAATTGCACCCAATTCTAACCATCCAGCTGTATGGATTAATCCCTTCCACAAAGAAGAGGTTCAGCATACTATGGGTAGCATTCAGAGCTACAAGCTATGCCCACATAGGACATTTCTTGCTTCGCCACAGGTAGGTAAGATTGCAATCTGTAACACATCTTAAGTAAAAATATGCGGAGTGCAAAGATGTTAGTATGCCTTCTCTAGTTTATGCGGATATGCACTAACACAAGAGTAGACTAACTGTATTATCAGGAAACGAAAAATATGACTGCTGCAAGGTTGGCATGGTTGGTCTACAGCATTGCATTTGTTTGTCATATTTCTATTTCAAATTTGCCCCATGGAAATATGTAAAATATTTCTTGATGTtgctagcctaccccaacttgcttgggaaaaaaaggctatgttgttgttgttgttgttgttgttgttgttgttgttgttgttgtatttctTGATGTTGCTAAAAAGCCTAAAAGTAATACGTTGGAATAAATGTGTTGGTTTAGACTGTTGACCGACAGCAACCATTTGTGCCGATCTTGATTATATTAACAAGCTTAGTGAGAATCAAGATAAGGAGTGAGTCATTATTTGTTACCAAGATTAGCATCAAATAGACAAACATCCCCCTTCAGAAAAGATAGAAATAAACAGCTCAAATTGTGTTTCCTTCTACTGGAGAATGGAGATATTATATGCAAGGCTGGTAGTGTTTGCAGCAAACAGCTGAATTAACAGCTTGCTTATCTTACCTACACAGACACCCATCTGGAGCTGCTACTAATCTCCTATACAACGCTGCAACCAATCTACTATACAACGCTGCAACCAATGTGAATGAACAGTCGAACCAGCAATTTGCTTGAGGATACTTTTCATTCCACCAGAAATCAAACCGACAGCGGCTTGGAATCAACCCAATGCCTATCAGCTGAAATCACACAGAAGGGGCATACTAGGAGTTCAGATTCTACGAGGTGTCACTGCGGGGCGCCTATCCGCATTCAGCAGCAACAAACCACACGCGCGCCATCTACGCGCAAACTAGCACGTCGACGACAGGTAGCTGTAGGACCAAACCGGCGAGATCTACATGGGCACAGGCAAAGCAGAGCCATATGCTAGCTCTAGCACGCCATCCCATCGTCCGTGCTCAGTAGCGCATGAGTGCGGCGAGCAAAAACCAGGTCCCGGAACAAGGGGATGGGTCCATCCGAGCATACGAGATGGGATCACGTACCGGCGGAAGAGAGGCGGAGCaggacggccgccgcggcgcggccgagggaggaggggcggcgggtgGGAGGGTCCGCCGGAAAGAGGGGAGGAGGGAAGCTGGGAGGGGGGCGGCCGGCAAGcagagaggagggaggtggcCTTGGGGAGTCAGGTTTTCGCGGGCCTGGGCCTTGGAAGGATTGGGATTGGCAGGCCAAGCCCATTAAGCGCTGGACCGCGGGTCGGGATATCGGCCCAAACAAAGCCTCAGACCGTACACCGTCCGGAAAAACTGCTACGTCATCATCACaaccaaaagaagaaaaacggcAAGATCCGTAgtgatcatcatcttcatcaataGAGCTAGAGCAAGAACTGCAGAAATTAAGCAGGTCATCCATATATCTTCATCAATAGTGGTCACTGGTTTACTAAGAAACATCCCAAGCCTCATGGTTACAATTAAGAAGATGCTGCTGTGAGTTCATCAGAGAGCAACGACCGGGAGATGCAGGTGCACGAAGAGCAGTAGATTCACCAGAGAAACACGCCCAAAAGGATGCGTCGTTCGCTTGATGCGGCTCAAGTTATATGGACAATCTTGGCGGCCAAAAGGATCTTCAGGCCTAGCAAAAGGGAAAGCAAAAAAAGACATCAGCACTAGCAGTAAATTACCGAAAATAATGTGTGATGCAACTGGCTATGTAATGACTGCCTAGATAACACTTATTGCAACCATCTTATACGTTTCTGTTGATATGCACAGCACATCGCAGAGGATGGAAAAAAAAAGCCAACAAGATAGAAGATACCATCTCTCCTATTTCAGCACTTGCAATATGATGTTGGCAACTTTAGCAGCCACAATAAAACTGAGGACAAAAGCTCAACCCGTCTGTCAAGCTATCACGAGCACCAACTCCAGGTTCACAATTCATCTTTCTACTGAAAATCAGAACAAACAGTATGGAGTAAACCAACAGAACATGATACTTACGTTGTATCTCATCAGTTTTATTTACTTAGTACTGATATGGTTGGATTTCTACATTTATTAGACTCGTAGTGGGATTTTTACATTGGTTCTGCTAGACCTAGTTCAGAAAGAAATGTTATTTGTTACCTAAAAAAACAGGAGCAACCACCAAGCAGCACACAACTAAACTGAAACATTTAACTGTGTAATCAAATGCTTTCAGCAGCAACCGATACCAATATATTTTGGAATTGTATCCATGGTtctaaatagcgggctaagggGTTTAGCGGCTGGACTCTAAAAATAGCTAATAGCGGGCTATTGTGGCTAAATTACATGAGTTCAAATAGTTGTACCCTGCCTCAAATAACTATAGTGGGCCTCTGTTTTCAAGgcatcgcctaggcgacaaggcggtggcggctcgccttgcttaaggtctcgccttagcccgcctaggcgtcgcctaggcgataaggcagtggtggatcgcctcgcctcgccttaccgctttaaaaacatAGTAGCGGGCTATAGTAGAAGCTATAGTgggagatttaaaaccttgaCTGATTGTATCTAATTAAAGGATTGTTGCAGTGCTTCTACACCCCTAGCAAGCATGCTAATCTAAGATCACCTGAATATCTGCAAAACAGCAGCCTAGCAAAGAAATGATGCTACAGCTGCTTAAAATTACAAGAGAAACAAATTGAAGCAGGGATTACCCCATATCTTGAGCTCCGCATTACCCACCATTCAGGTTCTGCCTTGAAGCAAAACATCAAACCTTTGTTCCTAATGGAATGA
This portion of the Panicum virgatum strain AP13 chromosome 2N, P.virgatum_v5, whole genome shotgun sequence genome encodes:
- the LOC120659474 gene encoding probable ribose-5-phosphate isomerase 3, chloroplastic; this encodes MTITIAATTPSTTNSPSPRRRLLPHTPRFTSTLRAPAPPTTTHPATRAARMAATAISVRLHPAAARHVTAARRARLGVVRALSAPAAAALTQDDLKRLAAVRAVESVQSGMVLGLGTGSTAAFAVAEIGALLASGKLEKIVGVPTSKRTFEQAQSLGIPLSMLDDHPHIDLAIDGADEVDPDLNLVKGRGGALLREKMVEAASDKFIVIVDETKLVAGLGGSGLAMPVEVVQFCWKYNLVRLQELFKEEGVEAKLRLEGDKPYVTDNSNYIVDLYFKTPIKDALAAGMEIAALEGVVDHGLFLNMASSVIIAGSDGVSVKTK
- the LOC120659475 gene encoding PHD finger-like domain-containing protein 5A, with product MAKHHPDLIMCRKQPGIAIGRLCEKCDGKFVICDSYVRPCTLVRVCDECNYGSFQGRCVICGGVGISDAYYCKECMQQEKRDGCPKIVNLGSAKTDLFYERKKYGFKKR